One genomic window of Desulfobacteraceae bacterium includes the following:
- a CDS encoding AAA family ATPase, protein MTDPRELAAADLRCACDADLFDFKTTAELEPLDEVIGQRRAVQAIAFGLDMASPGYNIFVTGRDGTGKSTITQDLVRRFAANRPTPDDWLMVNNFKDEYRPRPIRMPAGQGAFFARKIGRVVQDLKVALPSALENESYLERRGVLEKNYAEKRARLLDQLEKLAAAEGLQISRTPAGFIPVPIIDGKPATQESFQQLSEEKRGEIEGSIAAVQTELEAVGKEIGRLKQTLQNEIEKLTAEVTRFVVSNRLSILKEEYRGLTAIIGFLDELQQDIVENVALFAGGAAGEEGRGPQPGPPTDLVRYDVNILVDRSDARGAPVIFESNPTYQNLFGRIEKRALMGTLTSDFTMVKPGSLLSADGGTLIMEMEQVLLNPHVWDGLKRALQNKQLHIEDLAAGPLLGSVGLRPAPIPIDVKVILLGGYELFQALQNQDSKFNRIFKVRADFDDEVERSPATIQLYARFIARVCREEQLLPFTPSGVAAIVEYSQKSTSNRGRLSLRFGQVIGVLKEADYWARRQGVEAVTDTQVVKAFSEYRFRYNLYEEKIHEAYADGSILIDVSGAAVGQVNGLAVHQIGEISFGRPARITAETYLGPPNVINIEREADLSGRTHDKGVLILTGYLGRTFAQRYPLSLTISIAFEQSYAGVDGDSASSAELFAIISSLSGVPLKQGVAVTGSVNQKGRIQSIGGVNQKIEGFFEVCQFKGFTGDQGVVIPAGNVQNLMLKRAVVEAVREGRFHIYPIQTAAEGIAILTGMSAGEPNRFGNYPATTVYGRAQKKLKQFFDRTQKQHNVA, encoded by the coding sequence ATGACCGATCCCCGCGAACTGGCGGCAGCCGATCTGAGATGTGCCTGCGATGCGGACTTGTTCGATTTCAAGACCACGGCCGAACTGGAGCCCCTGGATGAGGTCATCGGCCAGAGGCGCGCCGTTCAGGCCATCGCATTCGGACTGGATATGGCCAGCCCGGGCTACAACATCTTTGTTACCGGCCGCGACGGCACCGGAAAGTCCACCATCACCCAGGATCTCGTTCGCCGTTTCGCGGCCAACCGTCCCACCCCCGACGACTGGCTGATGGTCAACAACTTCAAGGACGAGTATCGGCCGCGGCCTATCCGCATGCCGGCCGGTCAGGGGGCTTTTTTTGCCCGCAAGATCGGCCGGGTGGTCCAGGACCTCAAGGTCGCCCTTCCCAGTGCGCTGGAAAATGAATCCTATCTCGAACGCAGGGGTGTTCTTGAAAAAAACTATGCCGAGAAACGAGCCCGTCTACTGGACCAGCTGGAAAAACTAGCGGCCGCAGAGGGGCTTCAGATCAGCCGCACCCCTGCGGGGTTTATCCCGGTGCCCATCATTGACGGCAAACCCGCCACCCAGGAGAGCTTTCAGCAGTTGTCCGAGGAAAAGCGGGGTGAAATCGAGGGCAGCATTGCCGCCGTGCAAACCGAACTGGAGGCTGTCGGCAAGGAGATCGGGCGCCTAAAACAGACCCTTCAAAACGAGATTGAGAAACTGACCGCCGAGGTAACGCGTTTCGTAGTCAGCAACCGGTTGAGCATCCTCAAGGAAGAATACCGCGGCTTGACCGCAATCATCGGGTTTCTGGATGAGCTGCAGCAGGACATCGTCGAGAACGTCGCTCTCTTTGCCGGCGGGGCGGCAGGCGAGGAGGGCAGGGGCCCCCAGCCTGGGCCGCCAACCGATCTGGTCCGCTACGATGTCAATATTCTCGTGGACCGCAGCGACGCCCGCGGCGCACCGGTGATTTTCGAATCCAACCCCACCTACCAAAACCTTTTCGGCCGGATCGAGAAGCGCGCCCTGATGGGCACCCTGACGTCTGATTTCACCATGGTCAAGCCCGGCTCGCTGCTGTCGGCCGACGGTGGCACGCTGATCATGGAAATGGAGCAGGTGCTGCTCAACCCCCACGTCTGGGATGGCCTCAAGCGCGCCTTGCAGAACAAACAACTTCACATCGAAGACCTGGCCGCCGGCCCCTTGCTGGGTTCGGTGGGCCTCAGGCCGGCGCCCATCCCCATTGACGTCAAGGTGATTTTGCTCGGCGGCTACGAACTGTTTCAGGCCCTCCAGAACCAGGATTCCAAATTCAACCGGATTTTCAAGGTCAGGGCGGATTTCGACGACGAGGTCGAGCGCAGCCCCGCGACGATCCAACTCTATGCACGCTTCATCGCCCGCGTCTGCCGCGAGGAGCAGCTCTTGCCCTTCACGCCTTCCGGGGTGGCGGCCATCGTCGAGTACAGCCAGAAGTCGACGTCCAACAGAGGCAGGCTTTCGCTGCGGTTCGGCCAAGTGATCGGCGTGTTGAAGGAGGCGGATTATTGGGCGCGTCGCCAGGGGGTGGAGGCGGTCACGGACACCCAGGTGGTCAAAGCCTTCAGCGAGTACCGTTTTCGCTACAATCTCTACGAGGAAAAGATTCACGAGGCTTACGCCGACGGCAGCATTCTGATCGACGTGAGCGGCGCCGCGGTCGGGCAGGTCAACGGCCTGGCGGTTCACCAGATCGGCGAAATTTCCTTTGGCCGCCCGGCGCGCATCACCGCCGAAACCTATTTGGGCCCCCCCAACGTGATCAATATCGAACGCGAGGCCGACCTCAGCGGGCGGACCCACGACAAGGGGGTGTTGATCCTGACCGGCTACCTCGGCCGCACCTTCGCCCAGCGCTATCCGTTGAGCCTCACCATCAGCATCGCCTTTGAACAGAGTTACGCCGGGGTGGACGGCGACAGCGCCTCCTCGGCGGAACTTTTTGCTATTATTTCAAGTCTCTCGGGGGTGCCTTTGAAACAAGGGGTTGCGGTCACAGGGTCGGTCAACCAGAAGGGGCGCATCCAGTCCATCGGCGGGGTCAACCAGAAAATCGAAGGTTTTTTCGAGGTGTGCCAGTTCAAGGGATTCACCGGCGACCAGGGGGTGGTCATTCCCGCAGGCAACGTTCAGAACCTGATGCTCAAGCGCGCCGTCGTGGAGGCGGTGCGCGAGGGGCGCTTCCACATCTACCCGATCCAGACCGCCGCCGAGGGGATTGCGATTTTGACCGGCATGTCCGCAGGGGAGCCCAACCGCTTTGGCAACTACCCGGCCACCACGGTCTACGGCCGCGCGCAGAAAAAGCTCAAACAGTTTTTCGACCGCACCCAGAAGCAGCACAATGTGGCATGA
- a CDS encoding MarR family transcriptional regulator produces MIDPVLHLTTRLRQIAHALSVHSKYIQESYQITVPQLICLREIHKRGPLPLGALTQFLYLNNSTVTGIVDRLEKRGFVQRVRQSRDRRQIHVRLTPEGNAFIENSPDPLRDLLVRRFETMAPGEFEKILEAIDTLAAMISSVEHPNRKNE; encoded by the coding sequence ATGATCGATCCTGTCCTGCACCTTACCACGCGACTGCGCCAAATCGCGCACGCCCTGTCGGTTCACTCCAAGTACATTCAGGAGAGCTATCAGATCACCGTCCCGCAGCTCATCTGCCTGCGTGAAATCCACAAACGCGGACCGCTGCCGCTGGGAGCGTTGACCCAGTTCCTGTACCTCAACAATTCCACCGTTACCGGCATCGTGGACCGGCTGGAGAAACGGGGGTTCGTCCAGCGGGTCCGCCAGAGCCGTGACCGGCGTCAGATTCACGTACGGCTGACCCCCGAGGGAAACGCCTTCATCGAGAACTCTCCGGACCCGCTGCGGGACCTGCTGGTGAGGCGCTTCGAAACCATGGCGCCCGGAGAGTTTGAAAAAATCCTCGAGGCGATCGACACCCTTGCGGCCATGATAAGCTCCGTCGAACACCCCAACCGGAAGAATGAATAA
- a CDS encoding lysine 2,3-aminomutase: MNQANAVSHRSLRLYGVKSLDQIAPLRDQHPALIRGIQTAAAVFPFRVNNYVIDELIDWKAVPDDPIFRLTFPQPEMLDSVDRRKLETLVAQNAPAAVIGQAAKCIQMRLNPHPAGQMALNVPVENGRVFAGMQHKYPETLLFFPSQGQTCHAFCTYCFRWAQFAGIDRLRFANRDPRQLVTYLERHPEVTDVLFTGGDPLTMSAKVLKAYIEPLLRHRPGGLSTIRIGTKVLAYWPHRFLTDRDADDLLSLFSKVTAGGLHLGIMAHFSHPRELEPPAVQAAVQRLLETGATLRCQAPLIRHINDDADTWAQMWRTQVRLGAIPYYMFVERDTGPKEYFKVPLARAYRIFTDAYRQVSGLCRTVRGPSMSATPGKVLLDGVTMLGRQKVFVLKFIQGRNPEWVNRVFFAAYDPQAAWLDDLKPAFDADRFFYEPELKRLKALQAAEMAGLASEATTTSDLEWA, encoded by the coding sequence ATGAATCAAGCCAACGCCGTTTCCCATCGCAGTCTTCGCCTCTATGGCGTGAAATCCTTAGACCAGATCGCCCCCCTGCGCGACCAGCACCCCGCGCTGATACGGGGAATCCAGACAGCCGCAGCGGTTTTTCCGTTCCGCGTCAACAACTACGTCATCGACGAATTGATCGACTGGAAGGCTGTCCCCGATGACCCCATTTTTCGTCTGACGTTTCCCCAGCCGGAAATGCTGGATTCCGTCGACCGACGGAAACTAGAAACCCTCGTGGCGCAAAACGCCCCCGCCGCTGTCATCGGTCAGGCCGCGAAGTGCATCCAAATGCGGCTCAACCCCCACCCCGCCGGTCAGATGGCCTTGAACGTGCCGGTCGAAAACGGCCGGGTGTTTGCCGGCATGCAGCACAAATACCCCGAAACGCTGCTGTTTTTCCCCAGCCAGGGGCAGACCTGCCATGCCTTCTGCACCTATTGTTTCCGCTGGGCGCAGTTTGCCGGGATCGACCGCCTGCGCTTTGCCAACCGCGACCCCCGGCAGTTGGTGACCTATCTTGAGCGCCACCCCGAGGTGACCGATGTTCTCTTTACGGGAGGTGACCCGCTCACCATGAGCGCCAAGGTGCTGAAGGCCTATATCGAGCCGCTGCTTAGGCACAGACCGGGCGGCCTGTCGACGATCCGCATCGGTACCAAAGTCCTGGCCTACTGGCCCCACCGCTTTTTGACCGACCGCGACGCCGACGATCTGCTCTCCCTTTTCTCCAAGGTGACTGCCGGCGGCCTGCACCTCGGCATCATGGCTCATTTCAGCCACCCCCGGGAGCTGGAGCCACCCGCCGTGCAGGCTGCCGTTCAACGCCTGCTGGAAACCGGCGCAACGCTGCGCTGCCAGGCGCCCCTGATCCGGCACATTAACGACGACGCCGACACCTGGGCCCAGATGTGGCGCACGCAGGTCAGGCTGGGGGCGATACCTTACTACATGTTTGTGGAAAGGGATACCGGCCCCAAGGAGTACTTCAAGGTGCCGCTGGCAAGGGCGTACCGTATTTTCACCGACGCCTACCGGCAGGTGTCCGGCTTGTGCCGAACGGTACGGGGACCGTCCATGTCGGCCACCCCCGGCAAAGTGCTGCTGGACGGCGTTACCATGCTGGGAAGGCAGAAGGTGTTCGTGCTGAAGTTTATCCAGGGGCGCAACCCCGAATGGGTCAACCGGGTCTTTTTTGCCGCCTACGACCCGCAAGCCGCCTGGCTGGACGACCTCAAGCCGGCATTCGATGCAGACCGTTTTTTTTACGAGCCCGAGTTAAAGCGTTTGAAAGCCCTTCAGGCAGCGGAAATGGCGGGCCTGGCTTCGGAAGCAACCACAACCTCGGATCTTGAGTGGGCCTAG